In Nitrospirae bacterium YQR-1, a single genomic region encodes these proteins:
- the hemC gene encoding hydroxymethylbilane synthase, translated as MDKRKLIIGTRGSTLALWQANWVKSEIQKIQPEVEVELRTIKTTGDKILDVPLSKVGGKGLFVKEIEESLLAGESDLAVHSMKDVPVEFPEGLHLAAILRRETAEDALISRSGLKFMDLPAGSKLGTSSLRRACQLLSLRPDIEILQLRGNLDTRIRKLDERQFDAIVVAAAGLNRLGLSGRITESLETSVCLPAIGQGAVGVECRTDDNVVNSIVAKLNHSDTEVCVLAERALLKRLQGGCQVPIAAHATLIGNGILRLVALVGSVSGDRIIKGVKEGKVADAETTGVALAQELLNRGAKEILDEVYEKR; from the coding sequence ATGGATAAAAGAAAACTTATAATTGGAACACGTGGCAGTACACTGGCCCTTTGGCAAGCTAACTGGGTTAAGTCTGAAATTCAAAAGATACAGCCTGAAGTTGAAGTAGAACTTAGAACAATAAAGACAACAGGAGATAAAATCCTTGATGTGCCGCTTTCAAAAGTCGGTGGTAAGGGGCTTTTTGTAAAGGAAATCGAGGAGTCGCTTCTTGCCGGAGAATCCGATCTTGCCGTCCACAGTATGAAAGATGTGCCTGTGGAGTTTCCAGAAGGGCTTCATCTTGCTGCGATACTTAGACGGGAAACCGCAGAGGATGCACTTATCAGCCGCAGCGGCCTGAAATTTATGGATTTACCGGCAGGCTCAAAATTAGGCACAAGCAGCTTAAGGCGAGCATGTCAACTGTTGAGCCTCAGACCGGATATAGAGATACTCCAGTTACGCGGCAACCTCGATACCCGCATCAGAAAACTCGATGAGAGGCAGTTTGACGCAATAGTGGTAGCCGCCGCCGGATTAAACAGACTTGGTCTTTCAGGGCGAATAACCGAGTCTCTGGAAACCTCAGTATGCCTTCCAGCTATAGGGCAGGGGGCTGTAGGGGTTGAGTGCCGCACTGATGACAACGTTGTAAATTCGATAGTTGCTAAGTTAAACCACAGCGACACGGAGGTGTGTGTGTTGGCGGAGAGGGCGCTCTTAAAAAGACTGCAGGGAGGCTGTCAGGTGCCGATAGCCGCTCATGCAACACTTATCGGCAACGGAATATTGCGTCTTGTCGCCCTTGTTGGGAGCGTCTCAGGTGATAGAATAATAAAAGGAGTTAAAGAGGGAAAAGTCGCGGATGCCGAGACAACAGGGGTTGCATTGGCTCAGGAGTTATTAAACAGGGGTGCAAAAGAGATACTGGATGAGGTTTATGAAAAAAGGTAA
- the cobA gene encoding uroporphyrinogen-III C-methyltransferase, whose protein sequence is MKKGKVYLTGAGPGDIGLLTVKALNCLKSADVIVYDFHINAQILNYAKESAELVYAGKRGGHHEMNQDAINAALVEKALAGKSVCRLKGGDPFVFGRGGEEAEVLTAHGIEFEIIPGVTSAISVPAYAGIPITHRKYSSSFAVITGNEDETKTDSKINWQSLAGGFDTLVFLMGVKNLSFITAKLIEHGKSADTPAAVIRWGSRPEQTTVTGVLHSIAAISQAENIKPPAIMVVGNTVLLRETLNWFETRPLFGERILITRPYGKDYEPLESLGAEIFEFPTIKIVPPESYSGLDAAIENLESYDWLIFTSVNGFDYFIKRLLEKKRDVRDLKGIKICAIGIKTKEAVQKYGIKVDEVPDEFNAEGLVKLFESKDEIKGRRFLLPKAEKAREVFPERIRELGGYIDAPVTYKAVNQIPHIKRLERCLKERKITTATFTSAATFTNLMDSIGHSLIELLSDVTIAAIGPVTKKAIEKKGLTVGITPSRATVSDMVNAIVESKLKQRE, encoded by the coding sequence ATGAAAAAAGGTAAAGTTTATTTAACAGGGGCTGGTCCCGGCGATATTGGATTACTTACAGTGAAGGCATTGAATTGCCTCAAAAGTGCAGATGTTATAGTATATGATTTTCATATAAACGCACAGATTCTCAACTATGCCAAAGAGAGCGCAGAATTGGTATATGCCGGTAAGCGCGGAGGACACCACGAGATGAATCAGGATGCCATAAATGCAGCCCTTGTTGAAAAAGCACTTGCAGGAAAATCTGTTTGCAGATTAAAAGGTGGTGACCCTTTTGTTTTTGGCCGTGGTGGAGAGGAGGCCGAGGTGCTGACCGCCCACGGTATAGAGTTTGAAATTATCCCCGGTGTCACATCCGCTATTAGTGTTCCGGCCTATGCCGGTATTCCCATAACACACAGAAAGTACTCGTCCTCGTTTGCGGTAATAACCGGTAATGAGGATGAAACAAAGACCGACAGCAAAATTAACTGGCAATCACTTGCCGGTGGTTTTGACACGCTGGTGTTTCTAATGGGAGTGAAGAATTTATCTTTCATAACGGCAAAACTCATAGAGCACGGCAAGAGCGCCGACACGCCGGCAGCCGTAATTCGCTGGGGCAGCCGCCCTGAACAAACTACCGTAACTGGAGTACTGCATAGCATTGCAGCCATTTCACAAGCTGAAAACATAAAGCCTCCTGCCATCATGGTTGTCGGCAACACAGTTCTTCTGAGGGAAACTCTCAACTGGTTTGAAACCAGACCTCTTTTTGGTGAAAGGATTTTAATAACCAGGCCCTACGGCAAGGACTATGAGCCGCTTGAGTCCCTGGGTGCTGAAATATTTGAATTCCCGACAATTAAAATTGTTCCGCCTGAGAGTTACAGTGGGCTTGATGCCGCCATAGAAAATCTCGAAAGTTATGATTGGCTGATATTTACCAGTGTCAACGGTTTTGATTATTTCATTAAACGGTTACTTGAAAAAAAGCGTGACGTTAGAGACCTAAAGGGCATAAAAATATGTGCAATAGGGATAAAAACGAAAGAGGCTGTTCAAAAGTATGGTATCAAAGTTGATGAGGTGCCGGATGAATTCAACGCAGAGGGTTTAGTAAAACTGTTTGAAAGCAAGGACGAGATAAAAGGCAGGCGGTTTCTGTTACCGAAAGCGGAAAAAGCAAGGGAAGTCTTCCCAGAGCGTATTAGAGAGCTTGGCGGCTACATTGATGCACCTGTAACTTATAAAGCGGTAAATCAAATTCCACATATAAAGAGGCTTGAACGTTGTCTCAAAGAGCGAAAAATCACAACCGCCACGTTTACATCCGCCGCCACCTTCACAAATCTCATGGATTCTATCGGCCACAGCCTTATTGAGCTCCTCTCTGATGTAACCATTGCCGCCATAGGCCCTGTTACAAAAAAAGCTATAGAAAAGAAGGGTCTCACAGTCGGCATCACACCTTCTCGTGCTACTGTCAGCGATATGGTTAATGCTATTGTTGAAAGTAAGCTAAAACAAAGGGAGTAA
- a CDS encoding DUF86 domain-containing protein encodes MVFIRHILDETDYLIDKSVGLTYDDFIADATLMRAFARSLEIIGEASKNTSESFRLKHAEIKWKEIAGLRDKLIHQYFSIDWHILWDVVKHNIPELRKKLENIVNDTQKNYRQHL; translated from the coding sequence ATGGTTTTTATACGTCATATCCTCGATGAAACCGATTACCTGATTGATAAGTCTGTGGGATTAACATATGACGATTTTATTGCAGATGCAACTCTGATGCGTGCATTTGCACGGAGTCTTGAAATTATAGGCGAAGCCTCAAAAAACACCTCAGAGTCATTTCGCTTGAAACATGCCGAAATCAAATGGAAAGAGATTGCAGGGCTCAGAGACAAACTCATCCATCAGTATTTTAGCATAGACTGGCATATCCTTTGGGATGTAGTTAAACATAATATACCGGAACTTAGAAAAAAATTGGAAAACATAGTAAATGATACCCAAAAAAATTATAGACAACATTTGTAG
- a CDS encoding nucleotidyltransferase family protein, producing METIDKHKIRETILANRWLLRRYQVGSIALFGSYVRGEQRDDSDIDFLVEFENNTYSNFINLVYSLEELFNRSVTVLSEESLSPYIKPYVMKEFERIEG from the coding sequence ATGGAAACTATAGACAAACATAAGATAAGGGAAACTATCTTAGCCAACCGCTGGTTGCTGAGACGTTATCAGGTGGGCTCAATTGCTCTGTTTGGCTCTTATGTCCGTGGTGAACAAAGAGACGACAGCGATATTGATTTTCTGGTGGAATTTGAAAATAATACGTACTCCAATTTTATTAACCTGGTGTATTCCCTTGAGGAGCTTTTCAATAGGAGTGTTACTGTACTCAGCGAGGAGAGCCTGAGTCCTTATATTAAACCATATGTTATGAAGGAGTTTGAACGTATTGAAGGATGA
- a CDS encoding SurA N-terminal domain-containing protein — MLKLPAYTLFAVIFFLLITTLSFAQEVLLDSVAAFVDDTAITYSEFEKKYDETSSAPAIKASALNKKDVINTMINRVLLKKMALAMKLTGKDDDDLISQFIEIKIRSYVIIREEEIERFCKEHNVKAESDDERKEVEKYLTEAEINKRLKTLIEELRAKAYIKVYIEK; from the coding sequence TTGTTAAAATTACCGGCTTATACATTATTTGCTGTAATATTTTTTTTGCTAATAACAACTCTGTCGTTTGCACAAGAAGTGTTACTGGATTCTGTTGCAGCCTTTGTGGATGATACAGCAATAACATACAGCGAGTTCGAAAAAAAATACGATGAAACGTCTTCTGCTCCTGCAATAAAAGCATCTGCTCTGAACAAGAAGGATGTTATAAACACAATGATTAACAGGGTGTTGCTAAAGAAAATGGCACTGGCTATGAAGCTAACCGGCAAAGACGATGATGACTTGATCTCTCAGTTTATTGAAATAAAGATACGCTCCTACGTAATCATTCGTGAGGAAGAGATAGAACGCTTCTGTAAAGAACATAACGTTAAAGCTGAAAGCGATGACGAAAGAAAAGAAGTCGAAAAATACCTTACCGAGGCCGAAATAAATAAGAGACTAAAAACCCTGATTGAAGAGCTAAGAGCAAAAGCTTATATAAAAGTATATATTGAGAAGTAA